A portion of the Acidihalobacter yilgarnensis genome contains these proteins:
- a CDS encoding phosphate/phosphite/phosphonate ABC transporter substrate-binding protein, with the protein MSTAPSPRMPHRLIGACCLLILLALAPPGQAQPPVLAQHGHWLRFGVLPLQSPTKLADMFIPLAEYLQRSLHRPVQFVTAPSFSVFMQRVMHHDYDIVYLNPLLFTQAKRAGYTAVVKVLGEPFTGILVVRKDSPLHGIDPAQWRRGLVIGFPDPRAYAATVMTRSYLRTHGVDLERCCKVRYFGSQDSVLMALNSGLVNVAGTWWPSLRSMPRAVRGNLRVIAETPPQPQMPIAVLDTLPSKLRETIAASLLALHEHPHDDDILRHLGFPQGFIRTSDAEYRQVK; encoded by the coding sequence ATGAGCACAGCACCCAGCCCGCGTATGCCGCATCGACTGATCGGTGCCTGCTGCCTGCTCATCCTGCTGGCCCTCGCGCCACCTGGACAGGCACAGCCCCCGGTCCTGGCACAGCATGGACACTGGTTGCGCTTTGGCGTGCTGCCATTGCAAAGCCCGACCAAGCTGGCCGACATGTTCATACCGCTGGCCGAATACCTACAGCGTTCGTTGCACCGGCCGGTACAGTTCGTTACCGCCCCGAGCTTCTCGGTCTTCATGCAACGCGTGATGCATCACGACTACGACATCGTGTATCTGAATCCGCTGCTGTTCACCCAGGCCAAGCGGGCCGGTTATACCGCCGTCGTCAAGGTCCTCGGCGAACCCTTCACCGGTATCCTGGTGGTGCGCAAAGACAGCCCGCTCCACGGCATCGACCCCGCACAATGGCGGCGGGGACTGGTCATCGGCTTCCCCGATCCCCGTGCCTATGCGGCCACGGTAATGACACGCAGTTATTTACGCACGCACGGCGTCGACCTTGAGCGCTGTTGCAAGGTGCGCTACTTCGGCTCGCAGGACTCGGTGCTGATGGCCCTGAACTCCGGATTAGTCAACGTCGCCGGCACCTGGTGGCCATCGCTGCGCTCGATGCCTCGTGCAGTGCGCGGGAACCTGCGTGTGATCGCGGAAACCCCGCCGCAGCCGCAGATGCCCATCGCCGTGCTCGACACCCTGCCGTCCAAGCTGCGCGAGACTATCGCCGCCAGCCTGCTGGCCTTGCACGAACACCCGCACGACGACGACATACTCCGACATCTCGGCTTTCCGCAGGGCTTCATCCGCACCAGCGATGCCGAGTACAGACAGGTGAAATAA
- a CDS encoding sulfurtransferase, whose protein sequence is MTPRLAIAACLLIAPLTAGATDGLAYTDDLGLLHQTAIVTLDVRPLAVCEHASVPDARCLPASELLGPHGRLPDFRQIMWLFGTLGLSGRETVLVAGDHALRRDFVAGVLYLAGQHRVLILQRSLRTVLHDPTIGEARGRPRSLVADPIYEGRVRADLIVWREELARMLSQPNPPLLVDGRGLDAYRGMRIDAYRGGHIPGAQSLPADSLSEHPPTRPSADALEGAIAYAADPMRGIAYFAALRAGLGARVRIYPGGWRAWAAHTALPVADETYATRPAIGHTTDHPAAPAWRWFLVALLAGLAGGAIAFTTLYLTTRKVSWN, encoded by the coding sequence GTGACACCCCGGCTGGCCATCGCCGCATGCCTGCTCATCGCTCCGCTGACGGCAGGGGCGACGGACGGACTCGCCTACACCGACGACCTGGGCCTGCTGCACCAAACCGCCATCGTCACCCTCGACGTCAGACCGCTCGCGGTTTGCGAACATGCGAGCGTACCCGACGCCCGGTGCCTGCCTGCCAGCGAACTGCTGGGGCCGCATGGTCGGCTACCCGATTTCAGGCAGATCATGTGGCTGTTCGGCACACTGGGGCTATCCGGTCGCGAAACCGTACTGGTCGCGGGCGACCACGCATTGCGGCGAGACTTCGTAGCCGGCGTGCTCTATCTCGCCGGTCAACACCGAGTGCTCATTTTGCAACGCTCGCTGCGCACCGTCCTGCACGACCCCACCATTGGCGAAGCCCGCGGACGCCCTCGCTCGCTCGTGGCCGATCCCATCTACGAAGGGCGTGTGCGCGCAGACTTGATCGTCTGGCGCGAAGAACTCGCACGCATGCTGTCGCAACCGAATCCACCGCTGCTTGTCGATGGCCGCGGGCTGGATGCCTATCGCGGCATGCGTATCGACGCCTACCGCGGCGGGCACATCCCCGGCGCGCAGTCGCTACCTGCCGACTCGCTATCCGAACACCCACCCACCCGCCCATCCGCCGACGCACTCGAGGGTGCCATCGCCTATGCCGCCGATCCGATGCGCGGTATCGCCTATTTCGCCGCATTACGCGCTGGTTTAGGCGCCAGAGTCAGGATCTATCCGGGGGGTTGGCGAGCCTGGGCGGCACACACGGCGCTGCCCGTCGCGGACGAAACCTACGCCACCCGTCCGGCGATCGGCCACACAACGGATCATCCAGCCGCCCCCGCTTGGCGCTGGTTCCTGGTAGCACTGCTGGCAGGGCTCGCAGGCGGCGCCATTGCCTTTACCACGCTGTATCTCACGACAAGGAAGGTCTCATGGAACTGA
- a CDS encoding sensor histidine kinase: MKPAAGWTLRSSERIPWLSTLRVRLILSVSLVHVILMGGFIWDAVNEQSAGIRAELESRGHSLVNLMAVASTNALLSEDLASLGEVTARVRQQPDVAYGLIVDERGEVLASTSGSDVGRSLVTVRPDIAQRHPRLMRLDEPVRVAGRVVGTVYLGLSTAGMHRELQRIRNEGLLFILTALLIGGGAAWLLSYAITRNLHRLGTAVQRIADGDLGARVDVRRRDEVGVLAKAFNGMLDSLRETSQAVVREHEKRMDAERLACVGELAASIAHEIRNPLAAVINSVSLIGQSELDAEDQIKVRRILNDEAGRLQRILESFLDFSRVRESCLERHDLLVLIDEVVTLFANDPDVAGDIEIVRRIDTPAHLAVFDQDQMRQVLWNLMRNAVQAMAGHGRIVVALESSGGHRLRLAIGDNGEGIAPDLLDKVRRPFVSGRKGGTGLGLAIVQRILMQHGTSLHMISQPGRGTEVAFELETL; encoded by the coding sequence ATGAAACCGGCAGCTGGCTGGACCTTGCGCAGCAGCGAACGCATTCCGTGGCTGTCGACGCTGCGCGTGCGCCTGATCCTGTCCGTGTCATTGGTCCACGTGATTCTGATGGGCGGATTCATCTGGGATGCCGTCAACGAACAATCGGCCGGAATCCGAGCCGAGCTGGAAAGTCGCGGGCATTCGCTGGTCAATCTGATGGCGGTAGCGAGCACCAATGCGCTGCTGTCCGAGGATCTGGCCTCGCTGGGAGAGGTCACCGCGCGGGTACGCCAGCAGCCGGATGTGGCCTACGGGTTGATCGTCGACGAGCGCGGTGAAGTGCTGGCCAGCACCTCGGGCAGCGATGTCGGCCGTTCGCTCGTCACGGTACGCCCCGATATCGCCCAGCGACATCCCCGACTCATGCGACTTGATGAACCGGTGCGCGTGGCGGGGCGTGTAGTCGGCACCGTCTACCTAGGCCTATCCACCGCCGGGATGCATCGTGAACTACAACGCATACGTAACGAGGGGTTACTGTTCATCCTCACCGCATTGCTCATTGGCGGCGGTGCCGCCTGGCTGCTGTCCTACGCCATCACGCGCAATCTGCATCGTCTGGGCACGGCCGTGCAGCGCATCGCAGATGGCGATCTCGGGGCTCGCGTGGATGTCCGCCGCCGCGACGAGGTCGGCGTGTTGGCCAAAGCCTTCAATGGCATGCTGGACTCCTTGCGTGAAACCTCGCAGGCCGTCGTACGTGAGCACGAGAAGCGCATGGATGCGGAGCGACTGGCCTGCGTCGGCGAGCTAGCTGCCAGCATCGCCCATGAAATCCGCAATCCGCTGGCGGCGGTGATCAACTCCGTCAGCCTCATAGGGCAATCGGAGCTGGACGCCGAGGACCAGATCAAGGTACGCCGGATACTCAACGACGAAGCGGGTCGTTTGCAGCGTATTCTCGAGAGCTTTCTCGACTTCTCGCGCGTCCGTGAATCCTGCCTCGAACGCCATGACCTGCTGGTGCTGATCGACGAAGTCGTCACACTGTTCGCCAACGACCCCGATGTCGCCGGTGATATCGAAATTGTCCGACGCATCGACACGCCGGCACACCTGGCGGTCTTCGACCAGGACCAGATGCGTCAAGTGTTGTGGAATCTGATGCGCAACGCCGTGCAGGCAATGGCAGGACATGGGCGCATCGTCGTCGCCCTCGAATCGTCTGGCGGGCACCGTCTGCGCCTTGCGATTGGCGACAACGGGGAGGGCATCGCCCCGGACCTGCTGGACAAGGTCAGGCGCCCGTTCGTGTCCGGCCGCAAGGGCGGCACTGGCCTCGGACTGGCCATTGTTCAGCGCATACTCATGCAACATGGGACCAGCCTGCACATGATCAGCCAACCCGGCAGGGGCACCGAGGTCGCATTCGAACTGGAGACGCTTTAG
- a CDS encoding sigma-54-dependent transcriptional regulator, with the protein MATILIVDDEYAVRTTLGLMLKARSHQVIEAGSVAEAKAIIDRHRMDLVITDLRLGDGNGLEIIESLRERGDETQSIVMTAFGSIENAVEAMRLGAYDYLTKPVNPDELLMRVVKVLERKLLGEEVSRLRAQLDGRPDSPLIAESAAMRGISELVQRIRSQDVPVLITGETGVGKEVLARAIHQTSLRVSAPFVAVNCATLPEDLLDSELFGHVKGAFTGAVAQHEGLFGQADHGTLFLDEVGDVSPRLQAKLLRVLQEGEVRPVGGTGSTRVDVRVIAATNRDLAGLVHSGAFRADLLFRLNVLPLTIPPLRERRDDITPLIDHFIELLRHKTDRPGLTVDTQARRKLVAYDWPGNVRQLRNVLERSFALSDRETLDAEAILFDNLSPSPPAHEAVPTGTALKSLSEVELDHIRRVVAACDGNQMAAAKRLGISRSTLRRKLGLD; encoded by the coding sequence GTGGCCACCATATTAATCGTGGACGACGAATACGCGGTGAGAACCACGCTCGGGCTGATGCTCAAGGCGCGCAGCCACCAGGTGATCGAGGCCGGATCCGTCGCCGAGGCCAAAGCCATAATCGATCGCCACCGGATGGATCTGGTAATCACCGATCTGCGCCTGGGCGACGGTAATGGCCTTGAAATCATCGAATCGCTGCGCGAACGGGGTGACGAGACCCAAAGCATCGTGATGACCGCCTTCGGCTCCATTGAAAATGCCGTCGAGGCCATGCGCCTGGGCGCCTACGATTATCTGACCAAACCGGTCAATCCCGACGAACTCCTGATGCGCGTGGTCAAGGTACTTGAGCGCAAGCTGCTCGGTGAGGAAGTCAGCCGGCTACGTGCGCAGCTCGATGGCCGACCCGACTCCCCTCTCATCGCTGAGAGTGCCGCGATGCGCGGCATTTCCGAGCTGGTTCAGAGAATTCGCAGTCAGGACGTCCCCGTGCTCATTACCGGCGAGACCGGTGTCGGCAAGGAAGTACTCGCTCGCGCCATCCATCAAACCAGCCTGCGTGTATCGGCGCCCTTCGTTGCGGTCAATTGCGCCACTCTGCCCGAGGACCTGCTCGACTCGGAGCTGTTCGGTCACGTCAAGGGCGCCTTCACCGGCGCCGTCGCCCAGCACGAAGGATTGTTCGGGCAGGCCGATCACGGCACCCTGTTTCTGGATGAGGTCGGCGATGTCAGCCCGCGCCTGCAGGCGAAGCTGCTGCGCGTCCTGCAAGAGGGCGAAGTACGCCCGGTGGGCGGCACCGGCAGTACTCGGGTCGACGTGCGCGTAATCGCGGCGACCAACCGAGACCTCGCCGGCTTGGTTCACAGCGGAGCCTTTCGCGCCGATCTGTTGTTCCGCCTGAACGTACTACCTTTAACGATCCCTCCCTTGCGCGAGCGACGCGACGACATCACGCCACTGATCGATCACTTCATCGAACTGTTGCGCCACAAAACCGACCGGCCGGGGCTCACGGTGGACACCCAGGCCCGCCGCAAGCTCGTCGCTTACGACTGGCCTGGCAACGTACGCCAGCTACGCAATGTACTCGAACGCAGCTTCGCACTGAGCGACCGCGAAACCCTCGATGCCGAAGCCATTCTGTTCGACAACCTGAGTCCTTCACCGCCGGCGCATGAAGCAGTGCCGACTGGCACCGCGCTCAAATCGCTGTCTGAAGTGGAGCTCGATCATATCCGTCGGGTGGTGGCGGCCTGCGACGGCAACCAGATGGCCGCCGCCAAGCGGCTCGGCATCAGCCGGTCCACACTGCGGCGCAAGCTCGGTCTCGACTGA
- a CDS encoding YeeE/YedE thiosulfate transporter family protein, with amino-acid sequence MEMSSLTQCLAAFLFGSVVGFLVQRSRFCNTAALRDAMLFKSYRNTKALLVCMMILTIGFTAFISVGGGHPMHFEVGLNQVIGLFLFGIGMVLAGACTVSTWVKSGEGNVGAMWALLFTFIGMFLFSLFWSSTWWPPAPQTMTGGVDLAGLQLGFANAQTLQQQTGIPAIFFGLIQSLVLGGIYYAIVRKERAMAAAREAAVRAAEQTAKTASATIASPTGAEGDDTDTLATAGKG; translated from the coding sequence ATGGAAATGTCATCGTTGACACAATGTCTGGCCGCCTTCCTGTTCGGCTCGGTGGTCGGATTCCTGGTACAACGCTCTCGCTTCTGCAACACCGCGGCCCTGCGCGACGCCATGCTGTTCAAGAGTTATCGCAACACCAAAGCGCTGCTGGTTTGCATGATGATCCTGACCATCGGTTTCACCGCCTTCATCAGCGTTGGCGGCGGACACCCAATGCATTTCGAGGTCGGACTCAATCAGGTAATTGGGCTGTTTCTGTTCGGCATCGGCATGGTCTTGGCGGGTGCCTGCACGGTATCCACCTGGGTCAAATCCGGTGAAGGCAACGTCGGTGCGATGTGGGCCTTGTTGTTCACCTTCATCGGCATGTTCCTGTTCTCGCTGTTCTGGTCCTCCACCTGGTGGCCGCCCGCGCCGCAGACCATGACCGGCGGCGTCGATCTGGCCGGATTGCAGCTTGGCTTCGCCAACGCCCAGACCCTGCAGCAGCAAACCGGCATCCCGGCGATTTTCTTCGGCCTGATACAAAGCTTGGTACTTGGCGGCATCTACTACGCCATCGTCCGTAAGGAACGCGCCATGGCTGCAGCCCGCGAGGCCGCCGTCCGTGCCGCTGAGCAGACTGCCAAAACAGCATCCGCAACCATCGCCTCGCCCACCGGCGCGGAAGGTGACGACACAGACACGCTGGCTACCGCAGGCAAAGGTTAA
- a CDS encoding SulP family inorganic anion transporter — protein sequence MIPTLSRFEETKINVLSGITVALALVPEAIAFAMVAHVSPLTGLYAAFILVLITSIWGGRPGMVSGASGATAVVMTALVVSHGVEYLFAAVVLMGLLQILFAVAKLSKFVRLIPHPVMLGFINGLAIVIFLAQLDHFKIKTPQGVEQWMPDSALLIMLGLVALAMLVIYLTPRVTRAIPATLSGVLVVTALVVIFKIPTVTVGDIASLSGSLPSFHLPEVPWTWHTLAIIFPYSLIMAANALVETLLTLNLIDEMTDTRGKPNKESLAQGISNVACGFFGAMGGCAMLGESIINVSNGAIRRLSGITTAIFLISFILFASKLIEQIPVAALVGVMFVVVEKTFEWSSLRFFGKLPVADIFIGILVAGITVFVDITVAVAAGVVVAALVFAWEHAKEIRVKIALDAQGNKIYELEGTLFFASVAQFNALFTPREDPETVIVEFRKARIVDHSAIEAIDALAARYERNGKKLYLRHLSVDCRDLLDKARDLVEFNVAEDPHYRVADDKIN from the coding sequence TTGATTCCCACCTTGTCTCGCTTCGAAGAAACGAAAATCAATGTTCTGAGCGGTATTACGGTCGCTTTGGCACTCGTGCCAGAGGCAATTGCCTTTGCCATGGTCGCGCATGTCTCGCCGCTGACCGGGCTCTACGCGGCCTTCATCCTCGTGCTGATCACCTCGATATGGGGTGGGCGACCGGGGATGGTCTCCGGGGCGAGCGGGGCAACCGCGGTGGTCATGACCGCGCTGGTGGTGTCGCACGGTGTCGAATACCTGTTCGCGGCGGTGGTGCTCATGGGGTTGCTGCAAATCCTGTTCGCCGTAGCCAAACTGAGCAAGTTCGTACGCCTGATCCCACACCCAGTGATGTTGGGCTTCATCAATGGTTTGGCGATCGTGATCTTCCTGGCCCAGCTCGACCACTTCAAAATCAAGACACCGCAGGGTGTCGAGCAGTGGATGCCGGACAGTGCGCTGCTGATCATGCTCGGTTTGGTCGCGCTGGCCATGCTGGTGATCTACCTAACGCCGCGCGTGACCCGCGCGATCCCAGCTACGCTGTCCGGTGTGTTGGTGGTGACTGCGTTGGTGGTCATTTTCAAGATTCCAACGGTCACCGTGGGTGATATCGCCTCACTGTCGGGTTCGCTGCCAAGCTTTCATTTGCCCGAAGTCCCCTGGACATGGCATACGCTGGCCATCATCTTTCCCTATTCATTGATTATGGCGGCCAACGCGCTGGTCGAAACGCTGCTCACGCTCAACCTCATCGATGAGATGACCGATACGCGCGGGAAACCCAATAAGGAATCGCTGGCCCAGGGGATCAGCAACGTCGCCTGCGGATTTTTCGGGGCGATGGGAGGATGCGCGATGCTGGGCGAGAGCATCATCAACGTCAGCAACGGCGCGATCCGGCGCCTATCGGGGATTACGACTGCAATTTTCCTGATCTCGTTCATCTTGTTCGCTTCAAAGCTGATCGAACAGATCCCGGTCGCGGCGCTGGTCGGCGTGATGTTCGTTGTGGTCGAGAAGACCTTCGAGTGGAGCAGCCTGCGCTTCTTCGGCAAGCTGCCCGTGGCCGATATCTTCATCGGCATACTGGTGGCGGGTATCACCGTGTTCGTGGACATCACCGTGGCAGTGGCCGCGGGCGTGGTCGTTGCCGCATTGGTTTTTGCTTGGGAACACGCAAAGGAGATTCGGGTCAAGATTGCGCTTGATGCACAGGGCAACAAGATCTACGAGCTTGAGGGCACGCTGTTTTTCGCCTCGGTGGCGCAATTCAATGCCTTGTTTACACCTCGGGAAGACCCGGAGACGGTTATCGTCGAATTCCGCAAGGCACGCATCGTCGATCATTCAGCCATCGAGGCGATTGACGCCTTGGCGGCGCGCTACGAGCGCAACGGCAAGAAGCTCTACCTGCGCCATTTGAGCGTTGATTGCCGTGACTTGCTCGACAAGGCCCGCGACCTGGTCGAATTCAATGTGGCCGAGGATCCGCACTACCGCGTCGCCGACGACAAAATCAACTAG
- a CDS encoding sulfurtransferase TusA family protein: MGLFGGKKQAAASSGAASVALEDGSSVAVDEWVDCLGDSCPRPQLMTKKALGKASSGQVVGVKIDNPTSFEAVLAMLPELNGTLLGSPKGDRGWQVVIRRN, encoded by the coding sequence ATGGGATTGTTCGGTGGAAAGAAGCAGGCTGCAGCATCGAGTGGCGCCGCCTCGGTGGCGCTCGAAGACGGCAGTTCGGTGGCAGTCGACGAATGGGTCGATTGTTTGGGTGACTCCTGCCCACGCCCGCAGCTGATGACCAAAAAAGCCCTGGGCAAGGCGTCTTCCGGGCAAGTGGTGGGCGTGAAAATCGACAACCCCACCTCCTTCGAGGCCGTGCTGGCGATGTTGCCAGAGCTCAACGGCACCCTGCTCGGCTCGCCCAAGGGTGATCGCGGCTGGCAGGTCGTGATCCGGAGAAACTGA
- a CDS encoding TIGR04211 family SH3 domain-containing protein, translating into MRLGLITICFLIATTLPISDAMAATPSSPPTATSITAPASGPMYITDQIKVTLRSGPGLQYQIIKMLTTGDRVTVVKTTANGYTQVQLSGVEGWVLSRYLMATPPAAMQLAGMKQQLAQAKQVLGTTRQGLSQNQAQLSQLQQSKQQLQASYSALDQKYRALVIASQHAITLEKQNNLLIKEQKNNQERIKTLDHANAELSQRTGVQWFLAGSGVLFGGLLIGLLLPKIAKRRRDNWFN; encoded by the coding sequence ATGCGCCTCGGCCTGATCACCATCTGCTTTCTGATCGCCACAACTCTACCCATCAGCGATGCCATGGCTGCGACGCCGAGTAGCCCACCAACCGCTACTTCAATCACTGCGCCCGCCAGCGGCCCGATGTACATCACGGATCAAATCAAGGTCACGCTGCGTTCCGGCCCTGGGCTGCAGTACCAGATAATCAAGATGCTCACTACCGGCGACCGGGTTACGGTGGTCAAAACAACCGCCAACGGTTATACCCAAGTTCAACTATCCGGCGTGGAGGGTTGGGTGCTTAGTCGCTATCTGATGGCCACACCACCTGCAGCCATGCAGCTCGCTGGCATGAAACAACAACTGGCGCAGGCCAAACAGGTATTGGGCACGACCCGCCAAGGACTTTCGCAGAATCAGGCCCAGCTGTCCCAACTACAACAGAGCAAACAGCAACTGCAGGCCAGCTACAGTGCCCTCGACCAAAAATACCGCGCACTTGTCATTGCCTCTCAGCATGCAATCACATTAGAGAAACAGAACAATCTATTGATTAAAGAGCAAAAAAATAATCAAGAACGAATCAAGACGCTCGACCATGCAAACGCCGAACTAAGCCAGCGTACGGGCGTCCAGTGGTTTCTAGCCGGGAGTGGGGTATTGTTTGGTGGTCTATTGATCGGTCTGCTGCTGCCCAAGATTGCAAAGCGCCGGCGCGACAATTGGTTCAACTAA
- a CDS encoding C40 family peptidase encodes MTRRAPLAAFSLLAVALLLGGCATTPPLNMRAAPSSTPHGHGDRQRLVRLLHEAVGTPYRYGGDTPRSGFDCSGLVYWASREAGYAGVPRTVREQYRQLRHVPLNQLRPGDVLFFRFRRGPPTHDGIYIGHGRFIHSPATGDHVSIERLNSRFWSRHLIAAARLPR; translated from the coding sequence GTGACGCGACGTGCCCCGTTAGCAGCCTTTTCGTTACTCGCAGTCGCCCTACTCCTGGGCGGCTGCGCAACGACACCCCCGCTCAACATGCGCGCGGCGCCTTCGTCCACACCGCATGGGCACGGCGACCGCCAGCGCCTTGTCCGATTGTTGCACGAAGCCGTTGGCACACCCTACCGCTACGGTGGGGATACACCGCGTAGCGGATTCGATTGCAGCGGGCTGGTCTACTGGGCCAGTCGTGAGGCTGGATATGCCGGCGTTCCGCGCACGGTCCGGGAACAATATCGCCAGTTGCGCCACGTCCCGCTCAACCAGCTGCGCCCGGGAGACGTGCTGTTTTTCCGCTTTCGTCGGGGACCGCCTACGCACGATGGTATCTATATCGGCCACGGACGCTTCATCCACTCGCCCGCCACCGGCGACCACGTCAGTATTGAGCGCCTTAACAGCCGCTTCTGGTCGCGCCATCTGATCGCAGCAGCGCGACTGCCTCGCTAA
- a CDS encoding c-type cytochrome has translation MAASIILGAAHADILRSGVQARDFAAELLVLKGNFERLRTPKYPPKEQQGLHQKIKADLNVLPLLARHYLQGEAAAETRVVGQIQTLRSAFTARRWHVFSRVLEKLTIAFPLYLHDINGTAATPDQIRWAGRLYAERCAACHRYHNPQSEFPTPDLFTWAHKMNPREFAARMITGIHGTPMISLQNPLDEAQIAALIAYFRHETRHENPHR, from the coding sequence ATGGCGGCGTCCATAATACTGGGCGCCGCCCATGCCGACATCCTTCGCAGCGGCGTCCAGGCACGCGATTTCGCAGCCGAACTACTCGTCCTCAAAGGTAATTTCGAACGTCTACGCACACCCAAGTACCCGCCCAAGGAACAACAGGGCTTGCACCAGAAAATCAAAGCCGATCTGAACGTATTGCCCTTGTTGGCGCGACATTATCTGCAAGGCGAAGCAGCTGCTGAAACACGTGTGGTCGGCCAGATACAGACCTTGCGCAGTGCGTTCACCGCTAGGCGATGGCACGTGTTCTCTCGTGTGCTCGAAAAACTGACCATCGCCTTCCCACTGTACCTGCACGACATCAACGGCACGGCTGCCACCCCAGATCAAATACGCTGGGCCGGTCGCTTATATGCCGAACGCTGTGCAGCCTGTCATCGCTACCACAATCCGCAGTCCGAATTCCCCACGCCAGATTTGTTTACCTGGGCACACAAGATGAACCCGCGTGAATTCGCCGCACGCATGATCACGGGTATTCACGGCACACCGATGATCTCGCTGCAGAACCCGCTAGACGAAGCACAAATTGCCGCTCTGATCGCTTATTTTCGGCACGAGACCAGGCACGAAAACCCGCACCGATGA
- a CDS encoding sulfurtransferase, which translates to MNIKKIVVGSTLLAMAGAAFGAQDTSPPLVSPAWVAAHTCKPGIVVVDVRSPVGGGGDKFTYMSGHVPCAVYSNYAKAGWRIKEKDIPGMLPPVAQLDKLIGGLGIDNHTHVVIYSAGTNALDMGSATRVFWTFKVLGDKNVSIMDGGYKAYVAGKYPIKRGMQTASAAQFSGHLDHNLLASESEVEQAMKSGNKIQLVDNRPMSQYLGVTKPPMDKRAGTIPGAANLPQGWFTVNDGGEFRSIAQLKALYKQAGVGTQGEQINFCNTGHWASLGWFVSYELLHNKQAKVYDGSMAQWSSNPALPMETKIKLTQAN; encoded by the coding sequence ATGAACATTAAAAAAATCGTAGTCGGATCGACATTGTTGGCGATGGCCGGTGCCGCATTCGGCGCGCAGGATACGTCGCCGCCCTTGGTCAGCCCTGCCTGGGTCGCCGCCCATACCTGCAAACCCGGCATCGTGGTCGTCGACGTGCGCAGTCCGGTCGGCGGTGGTGGCGACAAGTTCACCTACATGAGCGGACATGTCCCCTGCGCCGTTTACAGTAATTACGCCAAGGCCGGCTGGCGCATCAAGGAAAAAGACATACCCGGCATGCTACCGCCCGTGGCGCAGCTCGATAAGCTGATCGGGGGGCTGGGGATCGATAACCATACACATGTCGTGATTTACTCGGCGGGCACGAATGCCCTCGACATGGGCAGCGCTACACGCGTGTTCTGGACCTTCAAAGTACTAGGCGACAAAAACGTCTCCATCATGGATGGCGGTTACAAGGCCTATGTCGCCGGTAAGTACCCCATCAAGCGCGGCATGCAAACCGCGAGCGCCGCACAGTTCAGCGGGCACCTCGACCACAATCTGCTGGCCAGTGAGTCCGAAGTGGAACAGGCCATGAAATCGGGGAACAAAATCCAGCTCGTCGACAACCGTCCCATGTCACAATATCTCGGCGTCACCAAGCCCCCCATGGACAAGCGCGCGGGTACCATTCCAGGTGCCGCGAACCTGCCTCAGGGTTGGTTCACCGTCAACGACGGCGGCGAATTTCGCTCGATCGCACAGCTCAAGGCGCTTTACAAACAAGCCGGCGTCGGGACACAGGGCGAACAGATCAATTTCTGCAATACCGGCCACTGGGCCTCACTCGGCTGGTTCGTGAGTTATGAGCTGTTACATAACAAGCAGGCCAAGGTCTACGACGGATCGATGGCCCAATGGTCGAGCAACCCGGCCCTGCCGATGGAAACCAAGATCAAACTCACGCAGGCCAACTGA
- a CDS encoding YeeE/YedE thiosulfate transporter family protein: MRQGEAMQLFKKTIDPIVALSIIALLDIFLFLVVGAWTVGGGETMITGLVAKLFMGDQIYRIPFWKFAFEPTPYYWKIYISLGMFFGAIVAAVGSKEFYWRVPRHLSEWIMITIGGLLMGIGIRLAFVCNVSTFFGLTPEMNLGGYLSVSGIIVGAWVGSLIYKRVMEA, translated from the coding sequence ATCCGGCAGGGAGAGGCCATGCAGTTATTCAAAAAGACCATCGATCCGATCGTCGCGCTGAGTATCATCGCGCTGCTCGACATATTTCTATTCCTGGTCGTCGGCGCCTGGACCGTGGGCGGTGGCGAAACCATGATCACCGGGCTGGTCGCCAAACTGTTCATGGGTGACCAGATCTATCGGATTCCATTCTGGAAATTCGCCTTCGAACCGACCCCGTATTACTGGAAGATTTACATCAGCCTCGGCATGTTCTTCGGCGCCATCGTTGCCGCCGTCGGCAGCAAGGAATTCTACTGGCGCGTCCCGCGGCATCTCAGCGAATGGATCATGATCACCATCGGCGGCCTGCTGATGGGCATCGGCATCCGACTGGCCTTTGTCTGCAATGTCAGCACCTTCTTCGGCCTGACGCCGGAAATGAATCTCGGCGGTTATCTTTCAGTAAGCGGCATCATCGTCGGCGCCTGGGTTGGCTCGCTGATCTACAAGCGCGTGATGGAGGCCTGA